The Bacillota bacterium genome contains a region encoding:
- a CDS encoding NAD(P)H-hydrate dehydratase, translated as MKLVTASAMREADRTTMKDLGFPGIALMENAGMRVTEAIMSIDPLPRRVVILVGPGNNGGDGLVVARHLDRLGFQLSVWSTAPKESYSGDPGINLNFLEKKGLYVKHIQDHVQLGMVEEDIHRADLVVDALLGTGIGRPVEGMIASLIGVLNSSWIPVLSVDIPSGIDADTGEVRGNAVRAWWTITFAYPKRGLMLYPGADHAGWVSVAEIDIPPEALPPEGLEVITPARIYRLLPDRPGNAHKGTFGKIMIVAGSPGMTGAAALAGEAALRGGGGLVYVATSQRLRQILEAKTLEVITMDLPETGKGEISDDAANIILQKAANCHVLAVGPGMTPGEETYRLLEELIPDCPVPMILDAGALGALARGPEILLKARAPVIITPHPGEMSRLTGLQLAEVERDRFALPAKIARSWKTVVVMKGAPTVISFPNGLSYVNPTGGPALATAGTGDVLTGLIAGLVGQGLPVEEAALCGAFIHGVAGDLAASEGRGIKAGDVLLHFPATFKTLESRGWESSIFGPFHRDLRPRFRRDS; from the coding sequence ATGAAACTGGTTACGGCTTCAGCGATGCGGGAGGCGGATCGCACTACCATGAAGGATCTCGGTTTCCCCGGGATCGCATTGATGGAAAATGCGGGGATGAGGGTTACGGAAGCGATCATGTCCATAGACCCCCTGCCGCGAAGGGTGGTTATCCTCGTAGGCCCCGGCAACAACGGAGGCGACGGCCTGGTCGTTGCCCGTCACCTGGATCGGCTGGGTTTTCAGCTTTCAGTCTGGTCTACCGCACCGAAGGAATCATATTCGGGGGATCCGGGGATAAACCTGAATTTCCTTGAGAAGAAGGGACTTTATGTCAAGCATATCCAGGACCATGTGCAACTGGGAATGGTGGAGGAAGATATCCACCGCGCCGATCTGGTGGTGGATGCCCTCCTGGGAACGGGGATCGGAAGGCCGGTGGAGGGGATGATCGCTTCGCTCATCGGGGTCCTGAACTCTTCCTGGATCCCGGTGCTTTCCGTGGACATTCCTTCGGGCATCGATGCTGATACCGGGGAGGTGCGAGGCAATGCTGTCCGGGCCTGGTGGACGATCACTTTTGCTTATCCCAAAAGGGGGCTCATGCTCTACCCGGGAGCTGATCATGCCGGGTGGGTCAGTGTAGCCGAAATAGACATACCCCCCGAAGCTCTTCCCCCCGAGGGGCTTGAAGTCATCACCCCGGCCCGGATTTACCGTCTGTTGCCCGATCGTCCCGGCAACGCCCACAAGGGCACTTTTGGCAAGATAATGATCGTGGCCGGTTCGCCGGGGATGACCGGAGCGGCGGCCCTGGCCGGTGAAGCGGCATTGCGGGGCGGGGGTGGCCTCGTTTATGTGGCCACATCACAGCGCCTCCGTCAAATCCTTGAAGCCAAGACATTGGAAGTGATCACCATGGATTTGCCGGAAACGGGGAAAGGCGAAATTTCCGACGATGCCGCGAATATCATTTTGCAGAAGGCGGCAAACTGCCATGTTCTGGCTGTGGGACCCGGAATGACCCCCGGAGAAGAAACCTATCGGTTACTGGAGGAACTTATTCCCGACTGCCCGGTACCCATGATTCTTGATGCGGGTGCGCTCGGTGCCCTGGCTCGGGGGCCTGAAATACTGTTGAAAGCCAGGGCGCCGGTTATCATCACCCCTCATCCCGGCGAGATGTCGCGTCTGACCGGCTTGCAACTGGCAGAAGTGGAGCGAGATCGCTTTGCATTGCCGGCGAAGATAGCCCGGTCATGGAAGACTGTCGTGGTGATGAAAGGGGCGCCTACCGTGATTTCTTTTCCCAACGGTCTTTCATATGTCAACCCCACGGGGGGGCCGGCCCTGGCTACCGCCGGAACGGGGGATGTCCTCACCGGGTTGATTGCTGGCCTGGTCGGCCAGGGGCTTCCGGTGGAAGAAGCCGCTCTGTGCGGGGCGTTCATCCACGGGGTTGCCGGCGATCTGGCGGCATCGGAGGGGCGCGGGATCAAGGCCGGTGATGTCCTTTTGCATTTTCCCGCCACATTCAAAACGTTGGAAAGCAGGGGTTGGGAGAGCAGTATTTTTGGCCCCTTTCACCGGGATTTGCGGCCACGATTTCGCCGGGACAGCTGA
- a CDS encoding CBS domain-containing protein, with protein MLIREIMTEEVVTVHVDDSVEKCANLLLQHNISGLPVVDDHHKVVGMVTEGDLIRRAARIQAPGYLDILGGLIYLGDPKKFVNELKRAMSLKAGDLMTPGVISISPDDDTEVAATAMLKNNISRIPVIDGNKKLVGIVSRRDIMLSLYKTE; from the coding sequence ATGTTGATTCGAGAAATCATGACCGAGGAAGTTGTTACCGTGCATGTTGATGATTCTGTCGAAAAATGTGCAAATTTGCTTCTGCAACACAATATCAGCGGCCTGCCGGTGGTGGATGATCACCACAAGGTTGTGGGGATGGTAACCGAGGGCGATCTGATCCGGCGGGCGGCGCGCATCCAGGCGCCGGGTTACCTTGACATCCTGGGCGGTCTGATCTATCTTGGTGACCCGAAAAAATTTGTCAATGAACTGAAGAGAGCGATGTCACTGAAAGCCGGGGATCTGATGACCCCTGGGGTGATATCCATTTCTCCCGATGATGATACGGAAGTGGCTGCAACGGCCATGCTGAAAAATAACATCAGCCGTATCCCGGTCATCGACGGGAACAAGAAACTGGTTGGTATCGTATCCCGCCGCGACATCATGCTCTCGCTGTACAAAACGGAGTAA
- a CDS encoding CapA family protein → MPDYWPCMEVLPIKKHFRTWSVVVLALLAIIGLYLFFTDDPAADMRIGSISRDEKEREKPLPQEPAELLIVATGDIMVHKTQFPSALNPATGDFEFAKWFAPVEKYLREGDVTIGNLETTLAGEELAYTGYPAFNTPESLAADLKKAGFSIMSTANNHCMDRLEAGVQRTAMHLEKAGLAFTGTARSAGERDNFPIMEKNGIRAAFLAYTYGTNGIPIPGGKKYLVNMIDEDLIRKDIGSARKKGAEIVVVSMHWGQEYSREPNEEQQQLAGKIISWGGDLILGSHPHVLQRVEFISTGDEESRREGVVVYSLGNFIADQIMKHTDSGMILRIHYRRDEEGRISVAKINCVPTWIHIYSQGGPRQFRVVSVDDALADYRRGSDPLLRDYHAQRLEEVREETLGLIRLNPYRASR, encoded by the coding sequence ATGCCGGATTATTGGCCCTGCATGGAGGTGCTGCCAATTAAAAAACATTTTCGAACCTGGAGTGTCGTTGTCCTGGCATTGCTGGCCATCATCGGTCTCTATCTTTTTTTTACGGATGACCCCGCCGCCGACATGCGGATCGGGAGCATTTCCCGGGATGAGAAGGAACGGGAGAAGCCCCTGCCGCAGGAACCTGCCGAATTGTTGATCGTGGCCACGGGGGACATCATGGTCCATAAAACTCAATTTCCTTCTGCGCTCAACCCGGCAACGGGTGATTTCGAGTTCGCCAAATGGTTTGCCCCCGTGGAGAAGTATCTACGGGAAGGAGATGTGACCATCGGCAACCTGGAGACGACCCTGGCCGGCGAAGAGTTGGCATACACCGGTTACCCCGCCTTCAACACCCCTGAAAGTTTGGCCGCTGATTTGAAGAAGGCGGGTTTTTCCATCATGTCAACAGCCAACAACCACTGCATGGATCGGCTGGAAGCAGGTGTGCAGAGAACCGCAATGCATCTGGAAAAAGCGGGGCTCGCTTTCACGGGCACGGCACGTTCCGCCGGGGAGCGTGACAATTTTCCGATCATGGAGAAAAACGGTATCCGGGCGGCTTTTCTTGCCTATACATACGGCACGAATGGTATCCCCATTCCCGGCGGGAAAAAGTATCTGGTAAACATGATTGACGAGGATCTGATCAGGAAGGATATCGGATCTGCCCGAAAAAAAGGAGCGGAAATTGTGGTCGTATCCATGCATTGGGGGCAGGAATACAGTCGAGAACCCAACGAGGAGCAACAACAATTGGCCGGGAAGATCATCTCGTGGGGGGGCGACCTCATACTGGGGAGTCACCCGCATGTGCTCCAGCGAGTAGAATTCATCAGCACCGGAGATGAAGAATCACGGAGGGAGGGCGTGGTTGTCTATTCGCTCGGCAACTTCATCGCCGATCAGATCATGAAACATACCGACAGCGGAATGATCCTGCGAATCCACTACCGCCGCGATGAAGAGGGCAGGATCAGCGTGGCAAAGATAAATTGCGTGCCCACCTGGATCCACATCTACAGCCAGGGTGGGCCACGGCAGTTCCGGGTAGTGTCCGTTGATGATGCGCTTGCCGATTACAGAAGGGGGAGTGATCCCCTGCTGAGAGATTATCATGCACAACGCCTGGAAGAGGTGCGGGAAGAAACCCTGGGCCTGATCCGGTTGAACCCGTACCGTGCTAGCCGATGA
- a CDS encoding peptidylprolyl isomerase codes for MKRPVVTIEMKGGGKIKIQLEPEVAPNTVNNFISLVENGYYDGLTFHRVIPGFMIQGGCPEGTGTGGPGYSIKGEFTSNDHRNDLKHERGAVSMARSASPDSAGSQFFIVLETASHLDREYAAFGKVISGMEEVDRIVNASDGDPDENGKVRGQVQVMKKVTVETFGIAYDQPEKL; via the coding sequence ATGAAAAGACCTGTGGTGACGATAGAAATGAAAGGCGGGGGCAAGATCAAGATCCAGCTGGAGCCCGAAGTGGCTCCCAATACGGTTAACAACTTCATCTCGCTCGTGGAGAATGGTTATTATGATGGTCTGACATTCCACCGCGTTATTCCCGGCTTCATGATCCAGGGTGGCTGCCCGGAAGGTACCGGGACCGGCGGGCCCGGCTACAGTATCAAGGGGGAGTTCACCTCCAACGACCATCGCAATGATCTCAAGCATGAGCGGGGCGCGGTATCCATGGCCCGGTCTGCTTCGCCGGATTCTGCGGGATCGCAATTTTTCATCGTGCTCGAAACAGCGTCCCATCTGGACCGGGAGTATGCAGCATTTGGCAAGGTCATATCGGGCATGGAAGAAGTTGATCGTATCGTGAACGCCAGTGACGGCGACCCTGATGAAAACGGGAAGGTGCGCGGTCAGGTTCAGGTGATGAAGAAAGTCACGGTGGAAACCTTCGGTATTGCTTACGACCAGCCCGAAAAACTTTGA